The following coding sequences are from one Lolium rigidum isolate FL_2022 chromosome 6, APGP_CSIRO_Lrig_0.1, whole genome shotgun sequence window:
- the LOC124662713 gene encoding probable serine/threonine-protein kinase PBL7, with translation MRCAGDASGRCSPSPSSYAAQTSMSIRRHRDGSSSSTHKEASNRGACKFTLQQLSAATDGFSDSNLIGEGGFGRVYKGHLHLDDDSGTPTSVAVKQLCRGRGGMQGSREFAIECGMLMALRHANIVTLIGYCAEGHERLLVYPFLPRRSLDSHLFLTVSLPGDDGRRRQPLDWNTRVKIARGTARALRYLHDSVTPPVIYRDLKAANILLADDFTPRLSDLGLAKLGPAGDDTHVSTRVMGTHGYCAPDYAASGKLTVKSDVFSFGVVLLEIITGRRAFDAAREEEQRLLLVWAKPCLADVRKGYNKLADPTLRGRYPRKALYQLAVVASLCLHDKPNLRPTMSEVTRAIDHVVSQPWHEPAVVVDQE, from the coding sequence ATGCGCTGCGCCGGCGACGCGTCCGGCCGGTGCAGTCCCTCTCCCTCCAGCTACGCTGCGCAGACCTCCATGAGCATCCGCCGCCACCGCGAtggtagcagcagcagcacacacaaGGAGGCTTCCAACCGCGGCGCCTGCAAGTTCACGTTGCAGCAGTTGTCCGCGGCTACGGACGGCTTCTCCGACTCCAACCTCATCGGAGAGGGAGGCTTCGGCAGGGTCTACAAGGGCCACCTCCACCTTGACGATGACTCCGGCACGCCGACGTCGGTGGCCGTCAAGCAACTGTGTCGTGGTCGTGGCGGCATGCAGGGGAGCCGGGAATTCGCGATCGAGTGTGGGATGCTGATGGCGCTCCGCCACGCCAACATCGTAACCCTCATAGGCTACTGCGCCGAGGGCCACGAGCGCCTGCTTGTCTACCCATTCCTCCCCCGTCGCAGCCTCGACTCCCATCTCTTCCTCACTGTCTCCCTCCCCGGCGATGATGGGCGCCGCCGCCAACCATTGGACTGGAACACGCGCGTCAAGATTGCGCGCGGCACCGCCAGGGCGCTGCGGTACCTGCACGACTCGGTAACGCCACCGGTCATCTACCGGGACCTCAAGGCCGCCAACATTCTCCTCGCCGACGACTTCACGCCCAGGCTATCTGACCTCGGCCTCGCCAAGCTTGGCCCGGCCGGCGACGACACCCACGTCTCCACGCGTGTCATGGGCACCCACGGCTACTGCGCGCCCGACTACGCCGCCTCCGGCAAGCTCACCGTCAAGTCCGACGTCTTCAGCTTCGGCGTCGTGTTGCTGGAGATCATCACGGGCCGAAGGGCGTTCGATGCAGCACGGGAGGAGGAGCAGCGACTACTACTGGTGTGGGCCAAGCCATGCCTCGCCGACGTGCGGAAGGGGTACAACAAGCTGGCCGACCCAACGCTAAGGGGTCGGTACCCTCGCAAGGCGCTCTACCAGCTCGCCGTTGTTGCATCCCTCTGCCTCCACGACAAGCCCAACCTCCGGCCCACCATGTCTGAGGTCACCCGGGCGATCGACCATGTTGTCTCCCAGCCTTGGCACGAACCCgcagttgttgtagatcaagaATAG
- the LOC124665658 gene encoding pentatricopeptide repeat-containing protein At3g02650, mitochondrial-like: protein MWRSRARALLLLRSSIPKSPPQANPLRILTRAPPPRLLSRFLSSSPEALPDAATSSSEALPDAYPYPSPDAVSASADPTEDGEENLAALWEEDADDADDIFVSTPSSGAADAEASDEEVARVRALVESTPGDQIPSAIADMVVDFTEPLLAAVLLSAENCSGKKLLLLFKSAGKNNPDVKSLANLDIIAGKLADSSEIDKMDAYMLWDLVKEMGSVPGSVNTQILNRVISMFWKLEKSKAALEVLEKFSEFGCTPDGDSYYLVIQAAGKKSMVGAAWGVCEKMVASGCFPDGKKTGEIVTFFCKGKKVMDAHSVYLAAKEKKVQIPTSALDFLVGALARDDETISTALELLEEYKGKSLKHAGKSFAAVIHGLCRMKNVKDAKKLLMRMVNLGPAPGSAVFNFVITGLSKEGEMEEAKGLIRVMESRGLRPDIYTYSVIMSGYTKGGMIDEAHSLLREAKKIHPKLSRVTYHILIRGYCKMEQFEKALECLKEMKEDGLLPNMDEYNKLIQSICLRAMDWRTAEKLLEEIEGSGLRLKGITRSLVVAVKELEMEEASKDSQEA, encoded by the coding sequence ATGTGGCGTTCGCGAGCTcgtgctctcctcctcctccgctcctcCATCCCCAAATCTCCGCCGCAGGCAAACCCACTTCGAATCTTGACCCGTGCCCCACCCCCACGCCTTCTCTCCCgtttcctctcctcctctcccgAGGCCCTCCCGgacgccgccacctcctcctcggaAGCCTTGCCGGATGCCTACCCATACCCCTCGCCCGACGCCGTATCCGCGTCGGCTGATCCCACCGAGGACGGCGAGGAGAACCTGGCCGCGCTCTGGGAGGAGGATGCGGACGACGCCGACGACATCTTCGTCTCCACCccctcctccggcgccgccgacgccgaAGCCAGCGACGAGGAGGTCGCGCGCGTCCGCGCCCTCGTGGAGTCCACCCCGGGGGACCAGATCCCCTCCGCCATCGCCGACATGGTCGTTGACTTCACCGAGCCGCTCCTAGCCGCCGTGCTCCTCTCTGCCGAGAACTGCTCCGGTAAAAAGCTTCTCCTTTTGTTCAAGTCTGCCGGGAAGAACAACCCCGATGTCAAGAGCCTTGCCAATCTTGATATCATCGCTGGCAAGCTTGCTGATTCCAGTGAGATCGACAAGATGGACGCGTACATGCTCTGGGATCTGGTTAAGGAAATGGGCAGTGTGCCAGGATCAGTGAACACTCAGATTCTGAACAGAGTGATATCAATGTTCTGGAAGCTCGAGAAGTCGAAGGCAGCGCTAGAGGTGCTTGAGAAGTTCAGCGAGTTTGGCTGTACTCCGGATGGTGACAGCTATTATCTGGTGATTCAAGCGGCCGGGAAGAAGTCCATGGTTGGTGCTGCGTGGGGTGTTTGTGAGAAGATGGTTGCCTCTGGGTGCTTCCCTGATGGGAAGAAGACCGGTGAGATCGTGACCTTCTTTTGCAAGGGGAAGAAGGTGATGGATGCGCATTCTGTATACCTAGCAGCCAAGGAGAAGAAGGTTCAGATTCCAACATCGGCCCTGGATTTCCTTGTTGGTGCTTTGGCGAGGGATGATGAGACCATCAGTACGGCTCTGGAGCTGCTTGAGGAATACAAGGGGAAGTCTCTTAAGCATGCAGGCAAGTCCTTTGCTGCTGTTATACACGGTTTGTGTAGGATGAAAAATGTCAAGGATGCGAAGAAATTGCTGATGAGGATGGTGAATCTTGGCCCAGCTCCTGGTAGTGCAGTGTTCAACTTTGTTATCACGGGATTGTCTAAAGAGGGAGAAATGGAGGAAGCAAAGGGTTTGATAAGAGTGATGGAGAGCCGAGGACTGCGCCCTGATATTTATACATACAGTGTGATCATGAGTGGCTACACTAAAGGAGGCATGATTGATGAAGCCCATTCTCTACTCCGCGAAGCCAAGAAGATCCACCCAAAACTAAGCAGGGTTACGTATCACATACTAATTCGTGGTTACTGCAAGATGGAGCAGTTTGAGAAGGCCCTGGAATGCCTAAAAGAGATGAAGGAAGATGGATTGCTGccaaatatggatgagtataacaAACTTATCCAGTCAATATGTCTCAGGGCTATGGACTGGAGAACAGCTGAGAAGCTCCTGGAGGAAATAGAGGGTAGTGGATTACGCCTTAAGGGTATTACAAGGAGCCTCGTAGTAGCAGTGAAGGAATTAGAAATGGAAGAGGCGTCAAAAGACAGCCAAGAAGCTTAG